A region of Planococcus sp. MSAK28401 DNA encodes the following proteins:
- a CDS encoding penicillin-binding protein, with amino-acid sequence MKKKFRFQGGAFLLFLLFAGLFFLLMARIITIQATGKVEGQELAARAAAKYSQEEVLTAERGKILDRNGEIIAEDTLTYRLVAVLEESMTTNPEKPNHVIDAEETAAYLSEQLGTPKEELLSILENGIEKDRHQVEFGAAGREISHTQMLEMKEKDLPGLLFVKDLKRLYPNGVFASHLIGFAMKEELEDGQVKTKGKMGLESIHDEVLTGKDGKMEFDTDKWGYLLPNSQEAVTPAVDGSNLQLTLDRTLQNFLEDAMSSVQEEYNPARMIAVIADPDTGEILGMSQRPTFNPNTREGLSDNWLNESIELTIEPGSPMKVFTLAAAIEEGKWDPNAYYNSGTYTLLDRTIGDHNSGRGWGSITFLEGFQRSSNVSMGYLLERLGADNFMNYIDAFGFGEKTGIDLPNEAAGKILDQYPINKLTTSYGQGSTVTPIQMIQAATALAGDGTMMKPYIIDQIKNPDTGDVTVKSEPQEAGTPISPETAKKVREIMASTVTSEVGSAQGFALQDYSVAGKTGTAQVPGEDDRYMTGRNNYLFSFLGMAPADDPELLIYIGVQQPQLPADEYGSVPVSKIFTSVMENGLKYLNIAPENSVEAKTVEIEDYKGLAMEEAVSQLKAKGVNPVVAGDNSQISDQYPAAGEKLLAGENIILRTSGTTAIPDFTGWSKRELLAFQALSGLPLEIAGQGFAMTQSVAEGAVPAKGESVIIELQPPEVFYPEQSLNAEEAQQQTETDPAGAESQEATEPATEPIAEEATEEPAAEQTEQPVDNENE; translated from the coding sequence ATGAAGAAAAAATTTCGTTTTCAAGGAGGAGCCTTTCTGCTATTTTTACTATTTGCAGGGCTCTTTTTCCTTTTAATGGCCAGAATAATCACAATTCAAGCGACGGGCAAAGTGGAAGGGCAGGAATTGGCTGCCAGAGCAGCTGCCAAATACAGCCAGGAAGAAGTACTGACCGCAGAACGCGGAAAAATTTTGGACCGCAACGGGGAAATTATTGCAGAAGACACATTAACGTATAGATTAGTGGCGGTGTTGGAGGAATCGATGACGACGAATCCTGAAAAACCGAACCACGTGATCGATGCCGAGGAAACAGCGGCGTACTTGTCTGAACAATTGGGTACGCCGAAAGAAGAATTGTTAAGCATTTTGGAGAATGGAATCGAAAAAGACCGTCACCAAGTGGAGTTCGGTGCAGCCGGACGCGAAATCAGCCACACCCAGATGCTCGAGATGAAAGAAAAAGATTTGCCGGGCTTATTGTTCGTCAAGGACCTTAAACGCCTTTACCCAAACGGTGTATTCGCCTCCCATCTGATCGGCTTCGCCATGAAAGAAGAATTAGAGGATGGCCAAGTCAAGACAAAAGGCAAGATGGGCTTGGAATCGATCCACGATGAAGTCCTAACAGGCAAAGACGGCAAGATGGAGTTCGATACCGACAAATGGGGCTATCTATTGCCGAATAGCCAAGAAGCGGTCACTCCCGCTGTCGACGGGTCCAATCTCCAATTGACGCTGGACCGCACGCTTCAGAACTTTCTGGAAGATGCTATGTCGAGTGTCCAGGAGGAATACAACCCGGCACGCATGATCGCAGTGATCGCTGATCCGGATACCGGCGAGATCCTCGGCATGTCTCAGCGCCCGACCTTCAATCCAAACACGCGCGAAGGTTTATCCGACAACTGGTTGAACGAAAGTATTGAGCTAACGATTGAGCCTGGCTCGCCGATGAAGGTTTTCACATTGGCAGCTGCTATCGAAGAAGGCAAATGGGATCCGAATGCTTATTATAATTCCGGAACCTATACATTGTTGGACCGCACGATCGGCGACCACAACAGCGGCCGTGGATGGGGAAGCATCACATTCCTTGAAGGCTTCCAGCGTTCTTCCAACGTATCGATGGGCTATTTGCTTGAACGCCTCGGCGCGGATAATTTCATGAATTACATCGATGCATTCGGTTTCGGCGAAAAAACCGGCATCGATTTGCCGAATGAAGCGGCAGGGAAGATTCTGGATCAATACCCGATCAATAAATTAACTACTTCCTATGGACAGGGATCGACGGTTACGCCGATCCAGATGATCCAGGCAGCGACAGCGCTGGCCGGAGATGGCACGATGATGAAGCCATATATCATCGATCAAATCAAGAATCCTGATACAGGCGACGTGACCGTGAAATCTGAACCTCAAGAAGCAGGTACACCGATCTCACCAGAAACAGCAAAAAAAGTCCGTGAAATCATGGCTTCCACTGTCACTTCGGAAGTTGGTTCTGCGCAAGGCTTCGCATTGCAGGATTATTCTGTCGCCGGTAAAACCGGTACAGCGCAAGTTCCTGGAGAAGACGACCGCTACATGACGGGCAGGAATAATTATTTGTTCTCATTCCTCGGAATGGCCCCGGCAGATGATCCGGAATTGTTAATTTATATCGGCGTGCAGCAGCCTCAATTGCCTGCAGATGAATATGGTTCTGTTCCGGTTTCAAAAATCTTCACGTCCGTCATGGAAAATGGCTTGAAGTATTTGAACATTGCACCTGAGAATTCTGTGGAAGCAAAGACTGTTGAAATTGAAGACTACAAAGGACTTGCCATGGAAGAGGCGGTTTCGCAGTTGAAAGCCAAGGGAGTGAACCCAGTTGTTGCTGGTGATAATTCTCAAATAAGTGATCAATACCCAGCAGCCGGTGAAAAATTGCTGGCCGGTGAAAACATCATTTTGAGAACCAGCGGCACCACGGCAATTCCAGATTTCACAGGCTGGTCAAAACGTGAACTGCTGGCATTCCAGGCGCTCAGTGGATTGCCTCTTGAAATCGCAGGGCAAGGCTTTGCCATGACGCAAAGCGTTGCTGAAGGCGCAGTGCCTGCAAAGGGAGAATCTGTTATCATCGAATTGCAGCCGCCAGAAGTATTCTATCCGGAGCAATCGCTGAATGCCGAAGAAGCACAGCAACAGACTGAAACGGATCCAGCTGGAGCGGAAAGCCAAGAAGCAACAGAACCCGCAACAGAACCAATAGCGGAAGAAGCAACAGAAGAACCAGCAGCAGAACAAACGGAACAACCGGTGGATAATGAAAACGAATAA
- the ftsL gene encoding cell division protein FtsL: MALNARTQTYIQQPAVPQSPNRQPAKKKKRITKGEKILYTAFLAVCIMCALLVLQNQSTIQASTQEIQTIENSINETTKQNTDLSVQVSELSSYERIWSKAKDYGLKLNERNVKVVPGQ, encoded by the coding sequence ATGGCGTTGAATGCGAGAACCCAAACCTACATCCAGCAGCCGGCCGTTCCGCAAAGTCCGAATAGACAGCCGGCAAAAAAGAAAAAACGCATCACAAAAGGCGAAAAAATCCTTTACACAGCTTTCCTGGCTGTTTGTATCATGTGTGCATTGCTCGTCTTGCAAAATCAGTCGACAATCCAAGCTTCCACGCAGGAAATCCAGACAATTGAAAATTCAATCAATGAAACAACGAAACAAAATACCGATTTGTCCGTGCAAGTAAGTGAACTGTCTTCATATGAGCGCATTTGGTCGAAAGCAAAGGATTACGGCTTAAAATTAAATGAGCGAAATGTAAAGGTAGTGCCGGGACAATGA
- the rsmH gene encoding 16S rRNA (cytosine(1402)-N(4))-methyltransferase RsmH, which translates to MFNHTTVLLHETVDGLNVRPDGIYVDCTLGGAGHSEYLAQQLSDQGHLYCFDQDVTAIEHAKEKLKDHLHKITFIHANFKDLKEELENRGIEQVDGILYDLGVSSPQLDTPERGFSYHHDAPLDMRMDQSAELSAYHVVNEWRFEDLVRIFYRYGEEKFSKQIARKIEAARDKQPIETTAQLVECIKDGIPAPARRKGGHPAKRVFQAIRIAVNDELGAAETSLQDAIDMLAIGGRISVITFHSLEDRLTKALFKEASSLPELPPNLPVIPDGLEPKLKLITRKPILPSEEELAHNNRSRSAKLRIAEKIKL; encoded by the coding sequence TTGTTCAATCACACTACAGTTTTGCTGCATGAAACTGTCGATGGGCTGAACGTTCGTCCTGATGGCATATATGTAGATTGTACACTCGGCGGTGCCGGCCATAGTGAATATTTGGCCCAGCAGCTATCCGATCAGGGACATCTGTACTGCTTTGATCAGGATGTAACAGCAATCGAACATGCAAAAGAAAAACTGAAAGACCATTTACATAAGATCACTTTTATCCATGCAAACTTCAAGGATTTAAAGGAAGAGCTGGAAAACCGCGGAATCGAGCAAGTTGACGGCATTTTGTACGATCTGGGCGTTTCATCGCCTCAGCTCGATACGCCGGAACGTGGATTCAGCTATCATCACGATGCACCGCTCGACATGCGTATGGACCAAAGTGCGGAACTGAGCGCTTACCATGTCGTGAACGAATGGCGTTTCGAAGACTTGGTACGCATTTTCTACCGTTACGGTGAAGAAAAATTCTCCAAGCAGATTGCGCGTAAAATCGAAGCTGCCAGGGACAAGCAACCGATCGAAACGACCGCGCAGCTGGTGGAATGCATCAAAGACGGCATTCCGGCCCCAGCAAGGCGTAAAGGCGGCCATCCGGCAAAACGCGTATTCCAGGCGATCCGCATCGCAGTTAATGATGAACTCGGGGCTGCTGAAACTTCTTTGCAGGATGCGATCGACATGCTCGCTATCGGCGGAAGAATCAGCGTCATCACTTTCCATTCGCTCGAAGACCGCTTGACAAAGGCGTTGTTCAAAGAAGCGTCATCGCTTCCGGAACTGCCTCCGAACTTGCCGGTCATCCCGGATGGGCTAGAACCAAAATTGAAATTAATTACACGAAAACCAATACTGCCATCGGAAGAAGAATTGGCACATAATAATCGGTCGCGTTCCGCTAAGTTGCGGATTGCGGAGAAAATCAAACTCTAA
- the mraZ gene encoding division/cell wall cluster transcriptional repressor MraZ, translating to MFMGEFQHNVDAKGRLIVPAKYRELLGEHFVITRGLDQCLFGYPMNEWNKIEEKLKEMPVTKKDARAFTRFFFSGAQEVELDKQGRVNIPANLLSYAKIEKECVILGVSNRFEIWAKDAWEAYFEESEESFNEIAENLTDFDF from the coding sequence ATGTTCATGGGCGAATTTCAACACAATGTTGATGCTAAGGGCAGATTAATCGTTCCTGCAAAATACCGTGAACTGCTTGGTGAGCATTTTGTGATCACTAGAGGCCTGGATCAGTGCTTATTTGGTTATCCAATGAATGAATGGAATAAAATTGAAGAGAAATTAAAAGAAATGCCAGTTACGAAAAAAGACGCACGCGCATTTACCCGTTTTTTCTTCTCAGGGGCCCAGGAAGTGGAACTTGATAAGCAGGGGCGCGTCAATATACCTGCAAACCTTTTGTCATATGCCAAAATCGAAAAAGAATGCGTCATTCTAGGCGTCTCCAACCGGTTCGAAATATGGGCGAAAGATGCATGGGAAGCGTATTTCGAAGAATCCGAAGAATCCTTTAATGAAATTGCCGAAAACTTAACTGACTTTGATTTTTAA
- the bshC gene encoding bacillithiol biosynthesis cysteine-adding enzyme BshC, whose amino-acid sequence MKLKEKYIPPSSKLMADYTNEEQKIVQYFSYKPSLEQARNRLKNLESHPVDRKKLSSIISNYMEPFGISEASKQNLAYFEEGASVVVTGQQAGLLTGPLYTVHKAISSILLAKEATEKLDTPVVPVFWIAGEDHDLAEICHIYRETNGRVEKLNYPHAKLGKCAASHAPLKADEIESFLEEYFRSLPETAHTKEIHSLVFAHLEKSDTFTSFFASLLNHFFEKEGLLYIDAAYEQLRVYESSFFSKIVENSQAIAKTVVETETALQEDGYTAGIDAKEEAAHLFITIEGERLLLERDGSRFVVKNTALTYTQQELLEIAKNEPERLSNNVVTRPLMQDLVFPVLAFVGGPGEIAYWAALKGAFEVMGMEMPIVMPRLSVSLIDRRTAALLEKRDLSFEEVVVERKIPQLRNELFDHIRDAETEAKIDKVKNSLTEEYEELIGRFTAVSAGLTPLAEKNLRIHLAQLDFLKNKLQDEVAIQNSTQFNQLAAIENALLPESGLQERIYNPIPYLNQYGKALVEDLLALPMKYDVTHKIVIL is encoded by the coding sequence ATGAAATTAAAGGAGAAATACATACCGCCATCCTCCAAATTGATGGCTGATTATACGAACGAAGAACAAAAGATAGTGCAATACTTTTCCTATAAGCCTTCTTTGGAACAAGCCCGCAACAGGCTTAAAAACCTTGAAAGCCATCCGGTCGACCGAAAAAAACTGTCATCCATCATTTCAAATTATATGGAGCCTTTCGGCATATCTGAAGCGTCCAAGCAAAATTTGGCGTATTTCGAAGAAGGCGCATCGGTCGTCGTGACGGGCCAGCAGGCTGGCCTATTGACCGGTCCATTGTATACGGTGCACAAAGCGATTTCTTCGATTTTATTGGCGAAAGAAGCTACTGAAAAACTGGATACACCGGTCGTGCCAGTGTTTTGGATCGCCGGTGAGGATCATGATTTGGCAGAGATTTGCCATATTTACCGGGAAACGAACGGGCGTGTCGAAAAACTGAATTACCCGCATGCCAAACTCGGGAAATGCGCTGCTTCACACGCGCCACTTAAAGCGGATGAAATCGAGTCGTTTTTGGAAGAATACTTCCGCAGCTTACCTGAAACCGCTCATACGAAGGAAATTCATTCCTTAGTATTCGCCCATCTCGAGAAATCTGATACATTCACGTCATTTTTTGCGAGCCTGCTCAACCATTTCTTCGAGAAAGAAGGCCTGCTTTATATTGACGCTGCCTACGAACAATTGCGTGTTTATGAATCAAGCTTTTTCTCAAAGATCGTTGAAAATAGCCAAGCGATAGCGAAAACGGTCGTGGAAACTGAAACGGCGCTTCAAGAAGATGGCTATACAGCAGGGATCGATGCCAAAGAGGAAGCGGCGCATCTCTTCATCACGATCGAAGGCGAACGCTTATTGCTTGAGCGGGACGGAAGCCGTTTTGTCGTCAAAAATACGGCGCTCACCTATACACAACAGGAACTTTTGGAAATTGCCAAGAATGAGCCGGAGCGTCTCAGCAATAATGTTGTGACACGGCCGTTGATGCAGGATCTCGTCTTTCCGGTGCTGGCTTTTGTCGGAGGTCCAGGCGAGATCGCATATTGGGCGGCGTTAAAAGGCGCATTCGAAGTCATGGGAATGGAGATGCCGATCGTCATGCCAAGGCTCAGCGTCAGCTTGATTGACCGCCGGACTGCGGCGCTGTTGGAGAAACGGGACTTAAGTTTCGAAGAGGTCGTCGTTGAGCGGAAAATCCCCCAGCTGCGCAATGAACTATTCGACCACATAAGAGACGCCGAGACGGAAGCGAAAATCGATAAAGTCAAAAACAGTTTAACTGAAGAATACGAAGAACTGATTGGCCGCTTTACAGCGGTCAGCGCCGGGCTTACGCCTCTGGCTGAGAAGAATTTGCGCATCCACTTGGCTCAGCTTGATTTTCTGAAAAACAAGCTGCAAGACGAAGTGGCGATCCAGAACAGCACACAATTCAACCAACTCGCAGCGATCGAAAATGCTTTATTGCCGGAATCAGGGTTGCAGGAACGAATTTATAACCCGATCCCATATCTGAACCAATATGGCAAAGCTTTAGTGGAAGACCTACTAGCGCTGCCGATGAAATATGATGTTACCCACAAAATTGTCATTCTTTAA
- a CDS encoding DUF3397 family protein, whose amino-acid sequence MEWISTAGNVLLYIPFILFLFVYALTYKSQKRKALGIAADVTAFLLFFSVPASIELLFGLGIQPFIFMAALLFAIILLIREWKTQKELEVIKFLRKVWRICFLALSAIYAVTWLAGLIFLAVQSFR is encoded by the coding sequence ATGGAATGGATATCTACTGCCGGGAACGTATTGCTATACATCCCGTTTATCTTGTTTTTATTTGTCTACGCATTGACCTATAAATCCCAAAAACGCAAGGCGCTCGGCATCGCGGCTGATGTTACGGCTTTTCTCTTGTTCTTTTCAGTGCCGGCATCGATCGAATTGCTGTTTGGCTTAGGAATTCAGCCGTTCATCTTCATGGCGGCTTTATTGTTTGCGATTATTCTGCTGATCCGTGAATGGAAGACTCAAAAGGAATTGGAAGTGATCAAGTTCCTGCGCAAAGTCTGGCGTATTTGTTTTTTGGCTTTATCGGCAATTTATGCAGTCACTTGGCTTGCCGGCCTCATCTTTTTAGCAGTTCAATCATTCCGCTAG
- a CDS encoding ketopantoate reductase C-terminal domain-containing protein produces the protein MKFAIIGGNAQALLLAHLLRKEGDVQLIITNEEQAAELNAHGLICGTEQQRIAVYTDFEQVDPDAYIFITVHSEELPPILRLLKIRRPSNPLVFVQQGMLYIEKARLLAHRQIAAATLDCDAVKVNAHEIKYTKTPQLSLGVLKGEPAQFEPLTKVDQMKVQWTEDIENRLFEQLLRDSLINPLTALMKIEKGRLITDPNAYELFRNLYNEMYLAFPEIESLQPIERVAAYCASRPEEISAMLADRVAGDPMDVDGLMLYILQISKLDLPLFKAFYHLLKTVEEN, from the coding sequence ATGAAATTCGCAATTATCGGCGGAAACGCCCAGGCATTGCTGCTGGCTCATCTACTAAGAAAAGAAGGCGATGTGCAGCTGATCATCACGAATGAAGAACAAGCCGCGGAGCTTAACGCGCATGGACTCATATGTGGAACAGAACAACAGCGAATCGCCGTTTATACCGATTTTGAACAGGTGGACCCAGATGCATATATATTTATTACGGTTCATTCAGAAGAATTGCCGCCTATATTAAGGTTGTTGAAAATTCGCCGGCCGAGCAATCCGCTCGTGTTTGTCCAGCAAGGGATGCTCTACATCGAAAAAGCCCGTTTATTGGCACATCGCCAAATCGCGGCTGCCACATTGGATTGCGATGCAGTCAAAGTTAATGCGCATGAAATAAAGTATACGAAAACGCCTCAGCTCAGCCTTGGCGTGTTGAAAGGCGAGCCTGCACAATTCGAACCACTCACGAAAGTGGATCAAATGAAGGTTCAGTGGACAGAGGATATCGAGAATCGGTTGTTCGAACAGCTATTGAGGGATAGCCTCATTAACCCGTTGACGGCATTGATGAAAATCGAAAAAGGGCGTTTGATCACCGATCCGAATGCCTACGAACTGTTCCGCAATCTGTACAACGAGATGTATTTGGCATTTCCGGAAATCGAAAGCTTGCAGCCGATCGAGCGCGTCGCTGCCTATTGCGCATCACGTCCGGAAGAAATATCTGCCATGCTTGCAGACCGCGTGGCGGGGGACCCAATGGATGTGGATGGACTGATGCTGTACATCCTGCAGATTTCGAAATTGGATTTGCCTTTATTCAAAGCGTTCTATCATTTATTGAAGACTGTTGAGGAAAACTGA
- a CDS encoding acyl-CoA carboxylase subunit beta: MTKTTETTGYNTRLEEKLSKIFAGGQEKYHDKLKESNKLFVRDRLNLLFDDGDYIEDGRFANVEAGDLPADGVVTAIGKVNGETVCVMANDSTVKAGSWGSRTVEKIIRIQETAEKMQVPMLYLVDSAGARITDQLEMFPNRRGAGRIFHNQVRMSGMVPQVCLLFGPSAAGGAYIPAFCDIVIMVEGNASMYLGSPRMAEKVIGEKVSLEEMGGARMHCTVSGVGDVLVSTEEEAISEARRYMAFFPANFAGKPEVLEAKAKKAGRSLEEIIPENQNAPFDMYELIDQLIDEDSFFDIKKLFAPELITGLARIDGQAVGIIANQPKVKGGVLFGDSADKGAKFINLCDAFSIPLLFLADVPGFMIGTKVERAGIIRHGAKFISAMSAATVPKISVVVRKAYGAGLYAMAGPAFEPDVCIALPTAQIAVMGPEAAVNAVYSNKIEAIEDPKERLAYVQQKHQEYKEEINIYRLASELIVDEIVAPYALREELSKRLSIYASKDLPLPYRKHPIIPV; this comes from the coding sequence ATGACGAAAACGACTGAAACAACAGGATATAATACAAGGCTCGAAGAAAAGCTTTCCAAGATTTTCGCGGGCGGGCAAGAGAAATACCATGACAAATTGAAAGAAAGCAATAAACTATTTGTCAGAGACCGTTTGAATTTGCTTTTTGATGATGGTGATTATATCGAAGACGGGCGTTTCGCGAATGTGGAAGCGGGCGATCTTCCGGCAGATGGCGTCGTGACAGCGATCGGCAAAGTGAATGGTGAAACGGTATGCGTCATGGCTAACGATTCCACTGTTAAAGCAGGCTCGTGGGGATCACGGACTGTGGAGAAAATCATCCGTATCCAGGAAACGGCTGAAAAGATGCAAGTGCCGATGCTCTATTTGGTCGATTCTGCAGGAGCCCGCATCACCGATCAATTGGAGATGTTCCCGAATCGCCGCGGCGCTGGGCGCATTTTCCACAACCAAGTGCGTATGTCCGGCATGGTGCCGCAAGTTTGCTTATTGTTCGGCCCATCTGCTGCAGGCGGGGCCTACATCCCGGCGTTTTGCGATATCGTTATCATGGTTGAAGGAAATGCTTCGATGTATCTGGGTTCACCTCGCATGGCTGAAAAAGTCATCGGTGAAAAAGTATCGCTCGAGGAAATGGGCGGAGCCCGCATGCACTGTACCGTGAGCGGCGTCGGCGATGTTCTCGTATCCACTGAAGAAGAAGCGATTTCGGAAGCGCGGCGCTATATGGCATTCTTCCCGGCGAATTTTGCCGGCAAGCCTGAAGTGCTCGAAGCGAAAGCGAAAAAAGCGGGCCGCAGCCTGGAAGAGATCATTCCGGAAAACCAGAACGCGCCGTTTGATATGTATGAATTGATCGACCAATTGATCGATGAAGACAGCTTCTTCGACATCAAAAAGCTGTTTGCGCCGGAATTGATCACTGGCCTTGCGCGCATCGACGGCCAAGCGGTCGGCATCATCGCCAACCAGCCGAAAGTAAAAGGCGGCGTGTTGTTCGGGGATTCTGCCGATAAAGGCGCCAAGTTCATCAATCTATGCGATGCCTTCTCGATTCCGCTCTTGTTCCTAGCCGATGTGCCTGGATTCATGATCGGCACGAAAGTGGAACGCGCAGGCATCATCCGCCACGGCGCTAAGTTCATCTCTGCAATGAGTGCGGCTACTGTGCCGAAGATTTCAGTCGTCGTGCGTAAAGCATATGGCGCTGGTTTGTATGCGATGGCTGGTCCTGCCTTTGAGCCGGATGTATGCATTGCGCTTCCGACAGCACAAATTGCCGTCATGGGCCCTGAAGCGGCAGTCAATGCGGTCTATTCCAACAAGATTGAAGCAATTGAAGACCCGAAAGAACGACTTGCTTACGTCCAGCAAAAACATCAGGAATATAAAGAAGAAATTAATATTTACCGGTTGGCATCAGAGCTTATTGTCGATGAAATCGTCGCGCCGTATGCACTTCGCGAAGAGTTGTCCAAGCGCTTATCGATTTATGCATCGAAAGATTTGCCTTTGCCATATCGAAAACATCCGATCATTCCTGTATAA
- a CDS encoding acetyl-CoA carboxylase biotin carboxyl carrier protein subunit — translation MKQLTASMAGTVLNIAVSEGDSVSAGQTVMTLESMKMEIPVEAEFGGNVEKVDVEVGSFVNEGDTLVTLGE, via the coding sequence ATGAAACAACTAACAGCATCTATGGCCGGAACGGTCTTGAACATTGCAGTATCCGAAGGGGATTCCGTATCCGCGGGACAAACCGTCATGACCCTTGAATCAATGAAAATGGAGATTCCGGTAGAAGCGGAATTTGGCGGAAACGTTGAAAAAGTCGATGTGGAGGTTGGCAGCTTTGTCAACGAAGGGGACACATTGGTGACGCTCGGCGAATAA
- a CDS encoding acetyl-CoA carboxylase biotin carboxylase subunit, with protein MKKILIANRGEIARRIIRTCDRLGIETIATHSEADGDLPYVSEATEAAAIGPNPVAQSYLQADKIIEEAVKRNAEAIHPGYGLLSENADFARKVRQAGLIFIGPEPEVIETMGDKLGSRRTMKQAGVPVVPGTAEGVSDIDAAVLEAKAIGYPLMLKASAGGGGIGMVLCENEQALTQQFDSVKNRAKAYFGNDIVYLEKFIANARHIEVQIFGDESGNIVHLYERNCSVQRRNQKVIEESPSPDLPESARTKLCEAAVQAARAVGYTNAGTVEFIVDENNDFYFLEMNTRLQVEHPITEEVTGVDLVEWQINVARGETLPGQDTIHSNGHSIEYRIYAEDPKTFFPSPGTLAVLNWGTGARIETGYEEGNKVTPFYDPMIAKVILTGASREEVLEKSRKFFDETAIEGVKTNLPLFDQFIESKPFIEGNYATAVLAQWLTQQKEEKTV; from the coding sequence ATGAAAAAAATCCTGATTGCCAACCGAGGCGAAATTGCACGGCGCATCATCCGCACATGCGACCGCCTCGGCATCGAAACCATCGCGACCCACTCCGAGGCAGATGGGGATCTGCCTTATGTGAGTGAAGCGACAGAAGCGGCAGCGATCGGCCCGAACCCGGTCGCGCAATCGTATTTACAAGCAGATAAAATCATTGAGGAAGCGGTAAAGCGCAACGCTGAAGCGATCCATCCAGGCTATGGCCTGCTATCGGAAAACGCGGATTTCGCGCGCAAAGTCAGACAAGCGGGACTGATCTTCATTGGCCCGGAACCGGAAGTCATCGAAACGATGGGCGATAAGCTCGGCTCCCGGCGCACGATGAAACAAGCCGGCGTGCCGGTCGTTCCTGGGACAGCTGAAGGGGTATCAGACATTGATGCGGCTGTCTTGGAAGCGAAAGCGATCGGTTATCCGCTGATGTTGAAGGCGAGTGCGGGAGGCGGCGGCATCGGCATGGTGCTGTGTGAAAATGAGCAAGCGCTCACTCAGCAGTTTGATTCGGTGAAAAACCGTGCTAAAGCGTACTTTGGAAACGATATCGTTTATTTGGAGAAATTCATTGCCAATGCACGCCATATCGAAGTTCAGATTTTTGGGGATGAGTCGGGCAATATCGTCCATTTGTATGAGCGCAATTGCTCTGTGCAGCGCCGCAACCAAAAGGTCATTGAAGAATCGCCGTCACCGGATTTGCCAGAATCCGCCAGAACCAAGTTGTGCGAAGCAGCCGTTCAAGCGGCCCGAGCGGTCGGTTATACAAATGCTGGGACAGTCGAATTCATTGTCGATGAAAATAATGATTTCTATTTTCTGGAAATGAATACCCGCCTGCAAGTGGAACATCCGATTACAGAAGAAGTGACAGGCGTCGATCTCGTCGAATGGCAAATCAATGTGGCAAGGGGCGAAACTTTGCCTGGGCAAGATACGATCCATTCAAACGGCCATTCGATCGAGTACCGCATCTATGCGGAGGACCCGAAAACGTTCTTTCCGTCACCAGGGACGCTAGCTGTCTTAAACTGGGGCACTGGCGCCCGCATTGAAACTGGATACGAAGAAGGCAATAAAGTGACGCCATTCTATGATCCGATGATCGCCAAAGTGATTTTGACAGGAGCTTCGCGAGAAGAGGTCTTGGAGAAGTCCAGGAAGTTCTTTGATGAAACAGCGATTGAAGGCGTGAAGACCAATTTGCCGCTCTTCGACCAATTCATTGAATCCAAACCATTTATAGAAGGAAATTATGCGACCGCTGTATTGGCTCAGTGGCTTACACAACAAAAGGAGGAAAAAACAGTATGA